From a region of the Corallococcus macrosporus genome:
- a CDS encoding efflux RND transporter periplasmic adaptor subunit, producing MNQRILAAVVAVAVSTAGCSKAGAEKAQLPAQQEGSTALGVKAITPATELEQNVTRVTGQVRSKQEAVLGPQATGTLAKVNVRVGDKVKKGDVLAQLDTSNVSIAVDQAKAAKDMAEAALQLASSNLERMRKVAESGGVAANTLEQAEIGQKQAAAQAAQAGAAYRLAVENLRDHSIVAPFNGIITARNKNVGDSVAMTPSTPVFGIVDTDGLEIRMLVPESVIDNVTPGTVTPGTVNPSGMRFEAKVANVGAVIDAQSRTVEVLADVTGKTEHPLRPGALVEMDFSKAAGDAGNGLFLPAQAVSSKGQDGFVWVVQDGTVRKRDVRVQRVLPGYVKVLQGLTAEERVLADASLNVKEGTAVRVAQ from the coding sequence GGTGTCGACGGCGGGGTGCTCGAAGGCGGGCGCGGAGAAGGCGCAGCTTCCGGCTCAGCAGGAAGGCTCCACCGCACTGGGCGTGAAGGCCATCACCCCGGCCACGGAGCTGGAGCAGAACGTGACGCGCGTCACCGGCCAGGTGCGCTCCAAGCAGGAGGCCGTCCTGGGTCCCCAGGCGACCGGCACGCTCGCGAAGGTGAACGTCCGGGTGGGCGACAAGGTGAAGAAGGGCGACGTGCTGGCGCAGTTGGACACGTCCAACGTGAGCATCGCGGTGGATCAGGCGAAGGCGGCCAAGGACATGGCGGAGGCCGCCCTGCAGCTGGCCTCCAGCAACCTGGAGCGCATGCGCAAGGTGGCCGAGTCCGGCGGCGTCGCGGCGAACACCCTGGAGCAGGCGGAGATCGGCCAGAAGCAGGCGGCGGCCCAGGCGGCCCAGGCCGGCGCGGCGTACCGGCTGGCGGTGGAGAACCTGAGGGACCACTCCATCGTGGCGCCCTTCAACGGCATCATCACCGCGCGCAACAAGAACGTGGGTGACTCCGTGGCGATGACGCCCTCCACCCCGGTCTTCGGCATCGTGGACACGGACGGGCTGGAGATCCGGATGCTGGTGCCGGAGTCCGTCATCGACAACGTGACGCCGGGCACCGTGACGCCGGGCACCGTGAACCCCAGCGGCATGCGCTTCGAGGCGAAGGTGGCCAACGTGGGCGCCGTCATCGACGCGCAGAGCCGCACCGTGGAGGTGCTGGCGGACGTGACGGGCAAGACGGAGCACCCGCTGCGCCCCGGCGCGCTGGTGGAGATGGACTTCTCCAAGGCGGCGGGTGACGCGGGCAACGGCCTGTTCCTGCCGGCGCAGGCCGTCAGCAGCAAGGGCCAGGACGGCTTCGTGTGGGTGGTGCAGGACGGCACCGTGCGCAAGCGCGACGTGCGCGTGCAGCGCGTGCTGCCCGGCTACGTGAAGGTGCTGCAGGGCCTGACGGCGGAAGAGCGCGTGCTCGCCGACGCCTCGCTGAACGTCAAGGAAGGGACCGCCGTGCGCGTCGCGCAGTAG